The DNA region CGTTGATGTTGCGGACTTTCCGGAAAGGTTAAAGTCTTTCCAACCTCCTGAGATGAGGCTCTGCATAGAGAGGTTAAAGGGAGTAGTTCTTATAAACGACGCCTATAACGCTAATCCCCGTTCAATGGAGAACGCCATCCACGTTCTATCCTTGCAGCCCACGACTAAGGTAGCTGTTTTGGGAGATATGGCAGAACTTGGGGAGATTTCGCGTGAGGAGCACAGAAAGCTCGGAGAGCTTTTAAATAGAGCCGGTGTTACAGAGCTTGTTGCCTTTGGAGAGGAGATAGGAAGAGCTCTGGAGACCTTTAAAGGTAAGTCCTTTTACTTTACAATCAGAGAAGAATTTATTAATTTTATTAATAACTACGATTTTTCTGGAAAAGCAGTCCTTGTAAAGGGTTCAAGGAAGAACAGGCTTGAAGAAGTGGTCAAAATAATAAGGCAGAGGTATGGAAGTTGAAAGTAGCGGTAGTTTACGGAGGTCCTTCCCCTGAGGCCGATGTGTCAAGGAAAAGTGCAGCCGGCGTTATTTCTGCGCTAAAGGAAAAAGGTTACGAGGTTTTTCCTCTTGAGCTTAACGATTCCTTCATTAAAAAGTTAGAGGAAATAAAGCCCGACAAAGTCTTTTTAGTTCTTCACGGCTGTCCCGGTGAGGATGGAACGGTTCAAGGTTTACTTGAGGTAATGGGCTTTGACTACACGGGTTGTAATACCCAAACGAGCGCTATCTGTATGGATAAGGACATAACGAAGAGGGTTCTTAAAACCTACGGGATACCTGTTCCTGCCGGAGAGACCTACTTTAGCGAGGAGGAGGTGGAGCTTCTTGAGCTCCCTTGCGTCGTTAAGCCGGCAAGGACGGGCTCAAGCGTTGGCATAAACGTTGCAAGAACAGAGGAAGAGTTCTGGAAGGCTGTAAAGGAGGCCTTCCGCTACGATAGTAAGATACTCGTTGAGGAGTATATAGAAGGTAGAGAGCTGACAGTTGGAGTCTTAAACGGGAGAGCTCTCCCCCCTGTAGAGATAATTACTGAGGGTGGTTTTTACGATTATGAGGCCAAGTATGTGAGCTCTAAAACCCAGTATGTAGTGCCAGCTCCCCTCCCTGAGAGGATAAGCAAGAAGTTACAGAGGATTTCTGAGAAGGTTTACAAAATCTTAGAGTGTCATGGAGCGGTAAGGGTAGATTTTCGCCTTGATGAGCGGGGAGCTCCCTACCTTTTGGAAGTAAACACGATTCCCGGAATGACAGAAAGAAGCCTACTCCCAAAGGCCGCTCAGTCAGCCGGGATAGAGTTCCCTGAACTGATAGAGAGGATACTTAAAGGATGAAAAAGCTTGCTGTTTTTGTTCTTTTTTTGGCTCTCCTTGGAGTGGCCGTTTACGGTTACGTTACGGCGCCCCAGACTGTGAATCAGGTGGAGCTTGAAATAGAGAAGGAAACGGGAAACTGGAAACCTAAAATAAGCCAGTTTGTCTTTACTCTTGTAAAGCCGGGGGAGAGGTTAGAGTTAGAGGAACTTGAGTACCTAAAGGAGAAGTTAGAGTCACTTCCGTGGGTTGATAGATGTTCAGTTTCGCTCCTTAATGGAGTTCTAAGAATAAAAGTCTGGGAAGTTACTCCAGCTTTTGCTATTTTTTTTGCGGGTAGTACGTACATAATGAGTAACAAGGGCTTTGTTTTAGATAAGGTTGCTGGTTTTAAAAATTTTTCTCCAATTTACTATTACAAAGGAAAAACTTCACCGTTTACTGTTGATGGAGAGTTTGTTAAAATCAAGAACATAATTAGAACAGAAATAGAGTTAGCTAAAAAACGTCTGGGAGCCTTTAGTGGCTTTCAGGAAAAGCCGGAAATAGTTCTAACAGATACTGGAGTGAATTTAATTTTCAAAAAGCAGAAGGTTATCGTCTACCTTGATAATAGCGAAAACGCTTGGAGTAATTTCGTTAAGTTTGATAGACTTGCTAATAGGCTCCCAGCGGGTGTTTACGACTTTCGCTTCTTTGATATGCTTGTAAGGGGGAGGAACGAAAAATGCTTGAACAGAAAATCTTGACCATAGATTTAGGAACTTCGGCGATAAGGGTGGCTCTTTCTGTTGTACATTCCGGAAACAAGAGAACAATAACTATGACAACTGCTCCGTCAAGGGGGATAAGAGGCGGGAACATAGTTAACTTCCAGTCGGCCAAGGACTCCCTCAACTCCGC from Phorcysia thermohydrogeniphila includes:
- a CDS encoding D-alanine--D-alanine ligase family protein; the encoded protein is MKVAVVYGGPSPEADVSRKSAAGVISALKEKGYEVFPLELNDSFIKKLEEIKPDKVFLVLHGCPGEDGTVQGLLEVMGFDYTGCNTQTSAICMDKDITKRVLKTYGIPVPAGETYFSEEEVELLELPCVVKPARTGSSVGINVARTEEEFWKAVKEAFRYDSKILVEEYIEGRELTVGVLNGRALPPVEIITEGGFYDYEAKYVSSKTQYVVPAPLPERISKKLQRISEKVYKILECHGAVRVDFRLDERGAPYLLEVNTIPGMTERSLLPKAAQSAGIEFPELIERILKG